In a genomic window of Quercus lobata isolate SW786 chromosome 4, ValleyOak3.0 Primary Assembly, whole genome shotgun sequence:
- the LOC115987159 gene encoding hydroquinone glucosyltransferase-like has protein sequence MDQKPHIALLTSPGMGHLIPLVEFAKLLLHHHDFHITCIIPTTGSPSKAMKEVLQALPTSIKHVFLPPVNLEDLKGAKPGLQIRLTMIRSLPSLRDVLTSLVATTRLVALLVDPFGIDALDVAKELNVSPYIFFLSNAMVLSLVLNLPKLDETVSCEYRDLPEPVKLPGCIPIHGRDLIDPIQDRTSEWYKLYLRGTKQMRLAEGIVINTFMELDGNAITALEEEAKNLSLYTIGPIIQSGSSNQVEGSDCLRWLNNQPSGSVLFVCFGSGGTLSYDQMNELALGLELSKQKFLWVVRSPNNELANAAYLADQTLDNNPLAFLPKGFIERTKEQGLVVPYWAPQAQVLSHGSTGGFLSHCGWNSTLESIMHGIPIIAWPLFAEQRMNAVLLTEDLKVALRPKANEKGLVDREEIAKVIKGLMVGEEGKKVHNRMKDLKIAADKAVSPNGSSTKALADIASHWTNGPDVRT, from the coding sequence ATGGACCAAAAACCCCACATAGCTCTTTTAACAAGTCCAGGGATGGGGCATCTCATCCCTCTTGTTGAGTTTGCCaagcttcttcttcatcatcacgACTTCCACATCACATGCATCATTCCCACAACAGGTTCTCCATCCAAAGCGATGAAAGAAGTCCTTCAAGCTCTCCCTACTAGCATAAAGCATGTCTTTCTTCCTCCAGTGAACTTGGAGGACCTCAAAGGAGCAAAGCCTGGACTACAAATTAGACTCACCATGATTCGTTCACTGCCATCGCTTCGTGATGTGTTAACTTCACTAGTTGCAACTACTCGGTTAGTTGCTTTACTGGTTGATCCTTTTGGGATTGATGCTCTTGATGTTGCTAAGGAGCTCAATGTCTCGCCCTACATTTTCTTCCTATCAAATGCTATGGTTTTGTCGTTGGTTTTGAATTTGCCAAAGTTGGATGAGACAGTTTCATGCGAGTATAGAGACCTACCTGAACCAGTGAAACTTCCGGGGTGCATACCTATTCACGGTCGAGATCTTATAGACCCGATTCAAGATCGAACAAGTGAGTGGTACAAATTGTATCTTCGCGGAACAAAACAGATGCGATTAGCTGAGGGTATTGTTATTAATACCTTCATGGAGTTGGATGGAAATGCTATAACAGCTTTGgaagaagaagctaaaaatCTCTCACTTTATACAATTGGACCCATCATTCAAAGTGGTTCAAGCAACCAGGTTGAAGGGTCAGACTGTTTAAGATGGTTGAACAATCAACCAAGTGGCTCTgtcctatttgtttgttttgggagTGGTGGAACCCTCTCATATGACCAAATGAATGAGTTAGCTTTAGGATTGGAATTGAGTAAGCAAAAGTTCTTATGGGTGGTAAGAAGCCCAAATAATGAATTGGCTAATGCTGCATACCTTGCTGACCAAACCCTCGACAACAACCCTCTTGCTTTCTTACCAAAGGGGTTTATAGAGAGGACCAAAGAACAAGGTCTAGTGGTGCCCTATTGGGCACCACAAGCCCAAGTCCTTAGCCACGGTTCCACAGGTGGGTTCTTAAGTCATTGTGGATGGAATTCAACCTTAGAAAGTATCATGCATGGAATACCAATAATTGCATGGCCGCTTTTCGCAGAACAAAGAATGAATGCTGTATTACTAACTGAGGATCTAAAAGTTGCGCTAAGACCAAAAGCTAACGAGAAAGGCCTAGTGGATCGAGaagaaattgcaaaagttaTAAAAGGTCTCATGGTTGGAGAAGAAGGGAAGAAAGTTCATAATCGTATGAAAGATTTAAAGATTGCTGCTGATAAAGCAGTAAGCCCAAATGGATCTTCTACAAAGGCACTCGCTGATATAGCATCCCATTGGACAAATGGACCTGACGTTAGGACATGA